The Aedes albopictus strain Foshan chromosome 2, AalbF5, whole genome shotgun sequence region cgttgccggtgcgcaaggaaatgtatggagaaaacgtggcttgatttacaaaactgcagataacttttgaaagaagaaaaagacatctctaaatttttgatatgttatgtataaatgttccagctttcaatttatgcaaaaattttgaaaatcggtggttgccctcatggtgaaagaaatgttttggtataaaaatccaagatggcggccaaaatcaatatggccgacccaactttttattattgtaaatagtagctctatctttcctcttttcaacaacaattcgttttgaggtggttgttggagaaactttcgagttataacggtttaagtgagccaccatttgaccaaaatcgaggggtctgcaaaaatggttgtggctttaactaacggggggtccatcaatatgagtaaccaaatgcatttttcttactttttaggcgagagctttcagaaaatcggcaccttaaacatttttgaagacaaggtgtaaatagtgggacggtctcagcgagaattacccatagggtattggttcccttattaagcatgtggctcccattttcatcctacgaaaatcaaAGGATTGACGCaccgtttgttttgtttcttatttttgtattttttgttagaagtgagcacgcatgaaaacaaaaagaacggaatcaatcggtgccgcaatcgcttgttttcgaataggatgaaattgggagcatgagattactgatggcacaaaaACCCTAGGAAGATTTTTAAATGAGGTCATTAGGGCATCTCCAGAAATTTAAGGGAGTTTTAAAATGCTTCTAGAACTATACACTGAAAAAAGGAACATGGTAATCGGTACCATTTCATAGAATTAAAATAAAGCatctttactacttgattttggtagaccatgttttatttttgatattaCAATACCATTGTGCGAATTACTATGTTTTTGACAGCAAAATGTAATATGGTATTGGTTACTATTTTTATGGTTATGGAGAAAACGTGGATGCATGGTAACAATAACTATGTAATGGTAATATTGTAAATCTGTTTggttttgtttatgttgcaaaaaaataaaatcaaattagAAATATCTGGAGATTTGTGTCTTTTTAGGAATTTTATTTATATGAACAAACAAATTCTTATTAATGTAACACATTAGCTAATGCGAGAGACACAGAGTTTTCATTTCATGCTGCATCCTCGCCCATAAAAATGCAGCTAGTGTTGAAAAATGTGGTTCTGGTGACTGCAACGTTACCCACTGGCAACTTTCGATTAACCGGGAACGCCAACGTCGTACTGTCGCTAATTCTCACGGATTTCATCTCCTCCAGAACTCCGTTGAAGCTGGCCGGAATGCCGTGGGCTCCCTAAAGCTGAAGATCTTGATCCCATACTTCCGTTGCCCAGATTTTCTGCGGCTTGTAATCTGCATATTTTTCCGCCTGTTGAGTGAATTTGTAAATGTATCTTTCTCATTGAAAGAATCGACGATTATCTTACCCACGAACAAAACGATGGATCATTAAATTTCCGTTTACCTATGGTGGATCAGGCAACAATAAGAAAATTTACTTATTTTGTAAAATAAACGATTAACTTACCAATAATTCAATTTTGTTTCAACTGAAACGGGTTGGACAGATTATATTGAGACAAACACGATTGACCGTGATCTCGACCGTGTGAACATCGGACATATTTTAATTATCAAGAAAGTTGCCTGTTCATTAgtcctgtccagcttttcaaaaatgttctctgattctcaagtccacccccatattttgattggcatcctgaaagaagtaactggtcaaaattttagccaaatccattgaaattaagaagtgcatcaaatcaattttgtgtttttcaattatttttgaacttcaaaaaatcataactacactaaaacatgtcaaaacttaattcttttgacagaaattgaaagctatacttgtttgctacaacttctccgaacaacgtgtgcctataaaattgaaggaaacatgtgtaattatcacatttgtaataagaaaaatcttaaaaagttgattttttgatggatttcgttctggaacaccctaatatacgtaataagttagatttttcaaaacggcatcatattctccaatgttatttggttatttgcttctttgacactaatgctgtaggagttgagcaaaaattactaaaattcgtgaaagccaaatgtggcctaaaaactagcttttcgggtgcaatcacgctttggcgcgcaaaaagtggcatcgcgtcagcactgatatgatagccaacacctgtcatcacgcttgtttgttatcacccgtagtAGGGGGTAGcctaggcaaactacaaggaagcaaagctactacgttcagtacaatttcgcgccacaacgtgattgcctccaaaaagctagtttttaggccacatttggctttcccgaattttaatattttttgctcaactcctacagcattagtgtcaaagaagcaaataacccaaaaacatgagagaatatgatgccgttttaaagtatcaaacttattacgtatattagggtgtaagggcccatatagccgaggcggtaaacgcgcgggtattcagcatgaccatgctgagggtgacgggttcgattcccggtcggtccaggatcttttcgtaaaggaaatttccttgacttccttgggcatagagtatcttcgtgtctgccacacgatatacacaagcaaaatggtcattggcagaggaagctctcagttaataactgtggaagtgctcatagaacactctgagaagcaggctttgttccagtgaggacgttacaccaagaagaagaagaagggtgttccagaacgaaatgtattaaaaaatcaactttttaaggtttttctgatcacaaatatgataattacacatgtttccttcaattttattggtacacgttgtttggagaagttgtagcaaacaagtatagctttcaatttctgccaaaggaattaagttttgacatgttttagcgtagttatgattttttgaagttaaaaaatagtcgaaaaacacaaaattgaattgacgcacctcttaatttcaatggatttggctgaaattttgaccagttgcttctttctggatgccaatcaaaatatgggggtggacttgagaatcagagaacatttttgaaatgctGGACAGGCCTATTGTTCAAGTTAACTATGAAAAAGGCATAGTATACAATGACATAGTAGAATTTGCCACACAGACATAGTAGAATTGAACGGTTTGAATAGTAACGATGACAATTGAGCTGGCTGATAAAAACATAGTAGTCATTCCCAGATGCTGGTGCTTGGTACAATATTCATGGTCATGGTAACTAAAATGTGGCATGGTAAAAACAAAAATGGTTGGATAGTTCGCTTCAtatgtggatggtcatgggtttgattcccagccccggcacttccaatttttcgtcagttgcttttcccccgagagcaactcgCACTGAGCCTCTTCTGAGCcctatggctcaaacggacccggatacctggacatcggcgaactgctactcataatggacccccaatcggactggaaaggaacaacggccacccatcatcatccttgtgctcatcattctactaggtataaagtagaaaaagtgaaagcagcagaaaggcaaccagttcgataaagtagaatagaatctaggcgctgtacaaaatataAGTGCAGgcgtcaattgaaattgctcacgtagtgccccagtggacaatagagctgtaaattaggttaagtgattaagaataatatgttatttttttcagtgtatcttGGCTACATTCAGCAGGCGTTTCAAATTTACAAATTCGAACAGTTTTGTTTGAAAGTTTGAAACTAGCGTATGACTCCGTCCTATTTTTACACAAATATGAAACTAGATTTGTTTTTAACAGTTTTGAAATCTGCCCCAAAAATAATTCTAAAACTGAAACATTCCAGGAGAAGCCCTAAGGGGCCTAAGGATAGTTATcagaacagattttttttaactttatcgACAATAATTTCCACTAATTTTGAAATACACATTTTACACTATCTTGATTACATCAGTTTTTGCTTCAGaccaataaaaaataatgttaCCTCTTTTTGTTTTAGTGCAAAGCTGTAATAagataattttatttttgtatttataAAACCCAGCAAACACATGATCGTaaatgatgttgcataggatgcaaaagtggaggcgatatacgtacactttacacgctaGTAAATGGGAGcgtgtacgtatatggcctccactttagcatcctatgtaacatcatataagacttcgtgttagctgggaAACTAGGATACTATTTACGAAATTATTTCCTTTTTTGaattagggaagtggaaccatctcggtagggctcctattttgggcacttttctgctataactcagccaattgacACAAGTTttgaaacgcgatgagatacgcatAGTATCAAGCCGTGTTCAAAGATTCAAGTCaattgcacagagaacagacatccaagtccaatctgaattttgtgtaaggaatcaTTTCTTcgccaacacaagtggcaatagcgtggcgctgcaatcggttaatttcccatactaatttaactcaccacttgaaatgtttcaattcaccactgactgtggcaatatgatgttcggcggcgttagtgttgtcattgtgtattggtttgcaaccttactcaagtgaaaattcaaatccttacacaactttctggatgaaatttgttctagcctggatgtctgttctctgtgtcaattggtttggaattgactgatttACAGTGCAAAGTGCCCAGAATACcgaccactgcccaagtggctcgctaccctattaCTTCGTTTTTCTTTTTCTGTACTATAACACTACTGATAACACTTACTATACAATCCAAGAAGCAGAGTATGtaaaataagtgctacatcaataTAAAAACTATAGGAAATTTGACATTTTGAACAAACTTTCAGACAGGCGTCATAAACAGTTCACTGTTGGCAATGAAGCTGATGTCGAAGGAGCATCCCGGTGGCAGGGGTGGCACGATTGTGAACGTTTCTTCAATTGCAGGGCTGGAACCATCGTGGATGTGCGTATACGCTGCTTCCAAGTTTGGTGTAACGGGGTTTTCGCGAAGCCTAGGTGTACGTTGCATTTGTTAAATTAATTAACATTCAAATgctgttttatttcattgaaaTTATCCCTCTTGAATAGGACGAGCTAATCTACAACCAAACGGGAGTGAAATGTCTTACCATTTGCCCCGGGAAAACGGATACCGCACTGTTGTCCACGTTTCACGCGAAAGAAAATTTATTGTTTTGTCGGAAGGAATCACAGCCGTCGGATTACCAAACACAAAGGTTAGTAAATGAAGTTTcattgtgcaaaaaaaaaaaaaaaatccgcgagtTAATAAATCTTCTGTGATTTGCAGTCCGAGCGTCGTCGGCGAGTGTCTTGTTAAGGCCATTTTTGACGGAGAAAATGGTTCAGTGTGGATCGCAAATGAAGGCAGAACTTACAAGATGAAACTTCCAGAAAATCAGTTTTTGAACCTAAAGGACTCCAAATAGGTGAAAATGATATAGTTCCGTTGacaaaagaaatattttaacacaTTTCTTGTAGTTGTTTGTTGAACTAATTCTTAAATTCAAATGTATCTTCATATTTCATTCATGAAATACATGTATATCTAGGTATTGTGTGTGTATGGGTAGTAGTATGGCACAATATGTATTATCAATTAGTAATGACAATATAATAAATAGTATTTTTCATACACAAGTAtgttgaggttatggctttcagtcttttgAGGAATAACTTAAaacagattcttatgttttcatccgacgtttttcaaagcttgtgttcaatacaggtatacctcgattgtgggcatttcaattttcgaaatgtctattaaatcgaattttacattaaATAGAAGCCAAATTTTTTATTtggtttttatttaaattatataCCAAAatataccaaaacatataaaaactgcatgaacaCTGAGTTCGACAAaaggcatatattagtaattctcgctaaataaagAATAAACCACTTATCTCGTTAGCTTGccgctaggggctgtccattaataacgtaagggtttatagggggagggggggtttgagagatcttacgcgccatacaaaaatatttggcttcccatacaaaaaatcttacaagggggggggggggagggggtgtcgaaaaatcgcaaaaattcccttacgtaattaatggacagccccctagctcTGTCTCCAAAATATgaatggttgattcaaaagccaatattttgagcaatggacatacacactaacgttattcgcataaatGTCTTAAATaactcctttgaaaatgtctccgagaatttatttaccctggaattcctgtacgaactgcttcagaaatttctccaggaatcctttctgaaattcctcaattcatgacaagcacttgatagagcgttgttactggttgtgctgtattttccGATTGATCTTTCTGTTCGTGTAGTATAGGTTTGAACCGCTATCTGCTCGGAcgtcttttgttgcaattctgcggtgttaaatacccagcaaacacacgatcgtatatgatgttccatacaaaatgctaaagcggaggcgatatacgtacactctACACTCGGTTAAATGGGAGCAtgctatgcaacatcatataagactttgtattACCTGGATAAAAATAAGTGAAccaagaatttttaaatattataacgacggtctccgaagaaaacttttcgattcaaatcattatgttacagattatttcagataATCTTCAATAATgttatgacgaatttcgcgccaactcgaccagtggttggcaacaccctctcagaatcgaatgaaacttggtgggcataaagactaggtttttataagcaactttgcatacttaaattttcgaaaattttcaagagtaacaaatgaagagggcctaactttttttcgaagaattttttaaaatcgatgtaactaaaaaatgacaagacctatagaaaagtgttgtatgggggacttttagagaattgtccaagctttcatgaaaaaatatttaaaaaattctaaatacatttttacacgctataaaatatatttttaaaattaaaagtcaatttacagaaaatgcccacttttttatgttttgaattttttttccaagaaagtcaatattgttgcctaactttcctccatacatcataagatgggcacttttaaggaaaaaaagtttttctaacaaaaacttttcaatgttatttttttagcgtgttgcgcattaactcgtacaggatgtatcaagaatccttatacccatttaataacactcaatgggcattacaactttgtttgattgggtgccttctttttcttggcgttacatcccaactggaatagaacctgtttctcagcatgttttgatatctgaatgctt contains the following coding sequences:
- the LOC109412548 gene encoding alcohol dehydrogenase 1-like: MLLCFEIIQQISSFSLSVSTTLFLEKETSFKNSLPKLTSKMTLDGKSAVVIGGAGGIGVEICKHLLMNGLSKLAILDVNELPHDTIASIKRCNTSADVLSATCDIANKSNLSDVLCNRVMKNFRYIDLLVNSVAILDERDPDRMIAVNLTGVINSSLLAMKLMSKEHPGGRGGTIVNVSSIAGLEPSWMCVYAASKFGVTGFSRSLGDELIYNQTGVKCLTICPGKTDTALLSTFHAKENLLFCRKESQPSDYQTQSPSVVGECLVKAIFDGENGSVWIANEGRTYKMKLPENQFLNLKDSK